Proteins encoded together in one Lysinibacillus sp. FSL K6-0232 window:
- the rsgA gene encoding ribosome small subunit-dependent GTPase A, giving the protein MAQGQIRKALSGYYYVYDGQQLIQCRGRGVFRNRGESPLVGDIVEYTIETEGSDGTIQKILERRNELVRPPIANIDQGILVFSVKEPYFNTVLLDRFLVVLESFHVHPIICLTKMDLLENDEREELQRYIEDYQQIGYTVLQTYKDEKELVERLQPILKGKTTVLAGQSGVGKSTLLNTLIPELNLKTGIISQSLGRGKHTTRHVELIEVCGGLLADTPGFSSFDFDEIEKEELGLCFPEMASIADNCKFRGCLHLKEPKCAVKAAVEAEEIRDYRYKHYEQFMQEIMDRKPRY; this is encoded by the coding sequence ATGGCGCAAGGCCAAATCAGAAAAGCTTTAAGCGGTTATTATTATGTATATGATGGTCAGCAATTAATTCAATGTCGTGGACGTGGAGTATTTCGCAATCGTGGCGAATCTCCACTTGTTGGCGATATCGTAGAGTACACAATCGAAACAGAAGGATCGGATGGAACCATTCAAAAAATTTTGGAACGTCGAAATGAATTGGTGCGTCCGCCAATTGCGAATATCGATCAAGGAATTTTAGTATTTTCCGTAAAGGAGCCTTATTTCAATACCGTTCTATTAGATCGTTTTTTAGTTGTTTTAGAATCATTCCATGTACATCCAATTATTTGTTTAACAAAGATGGATTTACTAGAAAACGATGAGCGGGAGGAATTGCAACGCTATATAGAGGACTATCAACAAATAGGCTATACGGTACTACAAACCTATAAAGATGAAAAAGAGTTAGTGGAGCGACTACAGCCTATTTTAAAGGGAAAAACAACTGTATTAGCAGGACAATCAGGCGTTGGGAAATCAACACTGCTTAACACACTAATTCCTGAATTAAATTTAAAAACAGGCATTATTTCACAAAGCTTAGGGCGAGGTAAACATACAACTCGCCATGTTGAGCTAATTGAGGTTTGCGGTGGTCTATTAGCAGATACACCTGGGTTTAGCTCCTTTGATTTTGATGAAATTGAAAAAGAAGAGCTAGGCTTATGTTTTCCTGAAATGGCTAGCATAGCTGACAATTGTAAATTTAGAGGCTGCCTCCACTTAAAGGAGCCAAAATGTGCAGTGAAAGCAGCAGTAGAAGCGGAAGAAATTCGTGATTACCGCTACAAGCATTATGAACAATTTATGCAAGAAATTATGGATCGAAAGCCGAGGTATTAA
- the rpe gene encoding ribulose-phosphate 3-epimerase, which yields MIQIAPSILAANFAKLGEEVKEVEQAGAKLLHIDVMDGHFVPNISFGSIVVDAIRPLTNLPLDVHLMIENPDQYIEQFAKAGADYITVHVEACRHLHRTIQLIRSYGVKAGVVLNPHTPIETIQHILQDIDMVLLMTVNPGFGGQKFIHSVVPKIEALSTMIKERGLDIAIEIDGGITAETIVPCAQAGATIFVAGSAIYSKEDRTAALQEILAAGEAALKG from the coding sequence ATGATACAAATAGCACCATCAATTTTAGCAGCGAATTTTGCAAAATTAGGAGAAGAAGTAAAAGAAGTAGAGCAGGCAGGGGCAAAGTTACTTCATATTGATGTAATGGACGGTCATTTTGTGCCAAATATTTCTTTTGGCTCTATTGTAGTAGATGCTATTCGACCATTAACGAATTTACCGTTAGATGTCCATTTAATGATCGAAAACCCAGATCAATATATTGAACAGTTTGCGAAGGCTGGTGCAGACTATATTACAGTACATGTAGAGGCATGTCGTCATTTACATCGAACAATTCAATTAATTCGTTCATATGGTGTAAAGGCTGGCGTTGTATTAAATCCACATACACCAATAGAAACGATTCAACATATTTTACAAGATATTGATATGGTATTATTAATGACTGTAAACCCGGGCTTTGGTGGACAAAAGTTTATACATTCTGTTGTACCTAAAATTGAAGCATTGTCAACAATGATTAAAGAGCGAGGCTTGGACATTGCTATTGAAATTGATGGGGGTATTACTGCTGAAACGATTGTGCCATGTGCACAGGCAGGGGCGACGATTTTTGTAGCAGGGTCAGCCATTTATAGTAAAGAAGATCGGACAGCTGCGCTTCAGGAAATTTTAGCGGCTGGTGAGGCTGCGCTGAAAGGATGA
- a CDS encoding thiamine diphosphokinase produces MTTVVVCAGGPKQELCSLSFFQQQQDVVFIGADRGALYLVEQGIIPHAIVGDFDSLTAEEYQAVMAQAKDQQRFQQEKNETDTDLALLKALTYAPQEIVLTGVTGGRLDHYEAAVRSMYRLQKEYPSVALKIVNHTNMLQFLLPGTHIIDADNRYRYLSFFAYEKSVQEVTLRQVKYETTKEEISLGTSRFTSNEIIGASGSISFSQGICLMIRSID; encoded by the coding sequence ATGACAACAGTCGTTGTTTGTGCAGGTGGACCAAAACAAGAGCTTTGCTCATTATCATTTTTTCAACAGCAGCAGGATGTTGTGTTTATCGGTGCAGACCGTGGAGCTTTATATTTAGTGGAGCAGGGAATTATACCTCATGCTATTGTGGGAGATTTTGATTCTTTAACAGCTGAGGAATATCAAGCTGTGATGGCACAAGCAAAGGACCAGCAACGCTTTCAGCAGGAGAAAAATGAAACAGATACAGATTTAGCCTTATTGAAAGCATTGACATATGCACCACAGGAAATTGTGCTAACAGGTGTAACAGGTGGTCGTTTAGATCATTATGAGGCAGCTGTTCGTTCCATGTATCGCTTGCAAAAAGAGTATCCATCTGTTGCGTTGAAAATTGTGAATCATACAAATATGCTGCAATTTTTATTGCCAGGTACACATATAATTGATGCGGATAATCGCTACCGCTATTTGTCTTTTTTTGCATATGAGAAGTCAGTTCAAGAGGTAACATTAAGACAGGTCAAATATGAAACAACAAAAGAAGAAATTTCTCTAGGAACATCTCGATTTACAAGTAATGAAATAATAGGAGCTTCAGGGTCTATATCTTTCTCGCAAGGCATATGTTTAATGATAAGAAGCATAGATTAG
- the spoVM gene encoding stage V sporulation protein SpoVM: MKVYTFQLPKFVSSITRTCINLFKKDKKVKKSD, translated from the coding sequence CTGAAAGTATATACGTTCCAGCTGCCGAAATTTGTGAGTAGTATTACGCGTACGTGTATAAACCTATTTAAAAAAGATAAGAAAGTAAAAAAATCCGACTGA
- the rpmB gene encoding 50S ribosomal protein L28, with amino-acid sequence MPKQCVITGRKARTGNNRSHAMNANKRTWGANLQKVRILVDGKPKRVWVSARALKSGKVERV; translated from the coding sequence ATGCCAAAACAATGTGTAATCACTGGTCGTAAAGCTCGTACTGGTAACAACCGTTCCCACGCTATGAACGCTAACAAACGTACTTGGGGTGCTAACCTTCAAAAAGTTCGTATCTTAGTTGACGGTAAACCAAAACGTGTATGGGTTTCTGCTCGTGCATTAAAATCAGGTAAAGTTGAGCGCGTTTAA
- a CDS encoding IclR family transcriptional regulator: protein MQLLERAMTIAKVLASETHHSGLSISELSTKCDLPLSTLHRILKAMIHQGMIEQDEQTKHYYLGTIWMELGLQVYDTMDYISKIRPELERLARQVEESVYLSKLAGLDTIIIERIDSAANPIRIYDQLGIRIPMHIGAANKAILAAMPSAQSKEIIAQLVAKEEIATFEQQLDQIRQQGYAISHGERTAGTSSVAVAILDGFGEVIGAVSIGFVTFNSSQDYINTLVEQLLETGKRVSMKLGYRGKG, encoded by the coding sequence ATGCAATTATTAGAACGAGCAATGACAATTGCAAAGGTGTTAGCTTCAGAAACACATCACAGTGGTTTGTCCATTTCGGAGCTTTCAACAAAATGTGATTTACCTTTAAGTACCTTACATAGAATTTTAAAAGCCATGATTCACCAAGGAATGATTGAACAGGATGAGCAAACAAAGCATTATTATCTTGGTACAATATGGATGGAATTAGGCTTGCAGGTCTATGATACGATGGATTATATTAGCAAAATCAGACCTGAATTAGAGCGGTTAGCAAGACAAGTAGAGGAAAGTGTCTATCTAAGTAAGCTAGCTGGTTTAGATACCATTATTATTGAAAGAATAGATAGCGCTGCAAATCCAATTCGTATTTATGACCAGCTAGGTATTCGCATACCTATGCATATTGGCGCTGCCAATAAAGCCATTCTTGCTGCTATGCCTAGCGCTCAATCGAAGGAAATAATCGCACAATTAGTAGCCAAGGAAGAGATTGCTACATTTGAACAACAGCTTGACCAAATCCGACAGCAAGGCTATGCAATCAGTCATGGAGAAAGAACAGCAGGTACCTCCTCAGTGGCAGTTGCGATTTTAGATGGTTTCGGTGAGGTGATTGGTGCAGTTAGCATCGGTTTTGTCACATTTAATAGCTCACAGGACTACATCAACACACTAGTAGAGCAGTTACTGGAAACTGGCAAGCGCGTATCCATGAAGCTTGGCTATCGAGGAAAAGGATAG
- a CDS encoding dimethylarginine dimethylaminohydrolase family protein, translating into MHYCSSMYAPLKHVIVKHPKDAFRNQQHLSDKWKTFNYLSEPNFDKALTEYAEFIAILEKYVEKIDYLPVSEEVGLDSLYAHDPVKFTPHGAIILKSGKTLRQPEATVYKQFLQEKGIPIVGELTGDAVSDGGDIVWLDDRTLVVGRGYRTNDEAIRQLKEITANMVDDFIVVQLPHDLGEDECLHLMSFISMVDKDLAVVHSRLMPVFFRQLLIERGIQLVEVPKDEYDALGCNVLALAPRVCVIPAGNNVTKQQLLDAGATVFEYKGDEITVKGTGGPTCLTCPVVRA; encoded by the coding sequence ATGCATTATTGTTCATCAATGTATGCGCCTTTAAAACATGTCATCGTCAAACATCCAAAAGATGCTTTCCGCAACCAACAGCATCTTAGCGATAAATGGAAAACATTTAACTATTTATCAGAGCCAAATTTTGATAAAGCTTTAACAGAGTATGCTGAATTTATCGCAATTCTTGAAAAGTATGTAGAAAAAATTGATTATTTGCCAGTTTCTGAAGAAGTAGGCTTAGATTCGCTCTATGCACATGATCCTGTGAAGTTTACACCACATGGAGCGATTATTTTAAAATCAGGTAAAACATTAAGACAGCCAGAAGCAACAGTCTATAAGCAATTTTTACAGGAAAAGGGCATTCCCATTGTTGGTGAATTAACAGGAGATGCTGTATCAGATGGTGGCGATATTGTTTGGCTTGATGATCGAACACTTGTTGTTGGTCGCGGTTATCGAACAAATGATGAGGCAATCCGTCAGCTAAAAGAAATAACAGCTAATATGGTAGATGATTTTATTGTTGTACAGCTACCGCATGATTTAGGTGAAGATGAATGTTTACATTTAATGTCCTTTATTAGCATGGTAGACAAGGATTTAGCTGTTGTGCATTCACGCTTAATGCCTGTCTTTTTCCGCCAACTGCTAATAGAGCGAGGAATTCAATTAGTGGAAGTACCAAAAGATGAATATGATGCACTAGGCTGTAATGTCTTGGCACTAGCACCAAGGGTATGCGTGATTCCAGCAGGTAATAATGTGACAAAGCAACAGTTACTTGATGCTGGTGCAACGGTTTTTGAATATAAAGGTGATGAAATTACTGTAAAGGGAACAGGTGGACCAACATGTCTTACTTGTCCAGTAGTCAGAGCATAA
- a CDS encoding dimethylarginine dimethylaminohydrolase family protein, translated as MFKNVIVKNPGNSFVNGLTTSDLGKPILEKLFEQHEKYVEALKKCGVEVTQLPANEAFPDSTFVEDTAVLTPEFAIISNPGAEARNREIEDIEPAVKQFYDKIYYIKGSGTLDGGDVLQAEKKFYVGISDRTNEEGAQQFKEIVEQEGYEATVIPLKEFFHLKTGIAYVGQNRMVVAGEFIDHPAFESYEKIIIPKEDEYSANCIQVNDYVIIPAGYPATNRKLHDLGYQTIELEMSEFRKHDGGLSCLSLRF; from the coding sequence ATGTTTAAAAATGTTATTGTAAAAAATCCAGGAAACAGCTTTGTAAATGGCTTAACAACAAGTGATTTAGGAAAACCAATTTTAGAAAAATTATTTGAACAGCATGAAAAATATGTAGAGGCTTTAAAAAAATGCGGTGTTGAGGTAACACAGCTACCAGCAAATGAAGCATTTCCCGATTCAACATTTGTAGAGGACACAGCTGTTTTAACACCTGAGTTTGCCATTATTTCAAATCCTGGGGCAGAGGCTCGTAACCGTGAGATTGAGGATATTGAACCAGCTGTAAAGCAGTTTTACGATAAAATTTATTATATTAAAGGTTCTGGCACACTTGATGGTGGAGATGTATTACAGGCTGAAAAGAAATTTTATGTAGGAATTTCAGATCGTACAAATGAGGAGGGCGCACAGCAATTTAAAGAAATTGTGGAACAAGAGGGCTATGAGGCAACGGTTATTCCATTAAAAGAATTTTTCCATTTAAAAACAGGCATTGCCTATGTAGGGCAAAATCGTATGGTAGTGGCTGGTGAGTTTATTGATCATCCTGCATTTGAATCGTATGAGAAAATCATTATTCCAAAAGAGGATGAATACTCAGCAAATTGTATTCAAGTGAATGATTATGTGATTATTCCAGCGGGCTATCCAGCAACAAATCGTAAATTACATGATTTAGGCTATCAAACAATTGAACTAGAGATGTCTGAATTTAGAAAGCATGATGGTGGCTTAAGCTGTTTATCATTACGCTTTTAA
- a CDS encoding amino acid permease, whose product MLNKDDQSHHQLNRSMKSRHLLMLSLGGVIGTGLFLNVGYTINQAGPGGALIGYLFGGLILFMVMNCLGELAVYMPVTGSFQTYATRFISPSAGFSLGWMYFVGSAATAGVEFTAAGILMQHWFPDIPIWIWCAVFMVLLFVLNALTTKGFAEAEFWFASIKVIAVIAFIIIGGAAIFGLIPLADRPTPHLTNLAPTGLFPAGIAIIFVTMMNVIFSYQGSELVGIAAGETENPEKNIPRAIRTIIFRIIVFYIASIIVLSAIFPASELGLMESPFVTLMNLAGVPYAAGIMNFVILTAILSVGNSCLYASTRLLWSMSREGMAPKLFGRLTKNKVPLNALIFTMLFSLLSLLTSVMEADAVFVLLMSIAGISVTISWMGICASQLMFRYRYIKSGGDMNALKFKTPLFPLIPVFCILFCLVILAFLAFDPTQRIGLLYGIGFFIACMIFYQLKLKKTAIIPTDIEDNNKESLDIR is encoded by the coding sequence ATATTGAATAAAGACGATCAATCTCATCATCAATTAAATCGTTCCATGAAGAGCCGTCACCTATTAATGCTTTCACTTGGAGGTGTTATTGGGACAGGGCTATTTTTAAATGTTGGCTATACCATTAATCAGGCAGGTCCAGGAGGCGCTTTGATTGGCTATTTATTTGGTGGCTTAATTTTATTTATGGTTATGAACTGTCTTGGTGAATTAGCAGTATATATGCCTGTTACAGGCTCCTTCCAAACATATGCGACACGTTTTATTAGCCCTTCAGCAGGGTTTTCATTAGGGTGGATGTATTTTGTTGGATCGGCTGCTACAGCGGGCGTTGAATTTACAGCTGCGGGCATCTTAATGCAGCATTGGTTTCCAGATATACCAATTTGGATATGGTGTGCTGTTTTTATGGTGCTATTATTTGTGCTAAATGCTTTAACAACAAAAGGGTTTGCTGAAGCAGAATTTTGGTTTGCAAGCATTAAAGTGATTGCCGTGATTGCTTTTATTATTATTGGCGGTGCAGCAATTTTTGGCTTAATTCCATTAGCTGATCGTCCAACACCACATCTGACAAATTTAGCACCTACTGGCTTATTCCCAGCAGGCATTGCCATTATTTTTGTCACAATGATGAATGTTATTTTTTCTTATCAAGGGTCAGAGCTTGTTGGAATTGCAGCAGGTGAAACGGAAAATCCCGAAAAAAATATTCCACGCGCTATACGGACAATTATTTTTAGAATTATCGTTTTCTATATTGCATCGATTATCGTGCTATCTGCGATTTTCCCAGCATCAGAGCTTGGCTTAATGGAAAGTCCTTTTGTAACGTTAATGAATTTAGCAGGTGTTCCTTATGCAGCAGGTATTATGAACTTTGTTATATTGACAGCGATTTTATCGGTTGGTAATTCATGTCTATACGCATCGACACGTTTATTGTGGTCAATGTCACGAGAGGGTATGGCACCAAAACTATTTGGACGTCTTACGAAAAATAAAGTGCCATTAAATGCATTAATCTTTACGATGCTTTTCTCATTACTATCATTACTAACAAGTGTTATGGAGGCGGATGCAGTATTTGTTTTACTCATGTCTATAGCAGGAATATCCGTTACAATTTCATGGATGGGTATTTGCGCTTCTCAATTAATGTTCCGCTATCGTTATATAAAGTCTGGTGGAGATATGAATGCTTTGAAGTTTAAAACACCACTGTTTCCGTTAATTCCAGTATTTTGTATACTGTTTTGTCTAGTAATTTTAGCGTTTTTAGCATTCGATCCAACACAACGAATTGGCTTGCTATATGGGATTGGCTTCTTTATTGCTTGTATGATTTTCTATCAACTAAAACTAAAAAAGACAGCTATTATTCCAACGGATATAGAAGATAACAATAAAGAATCACTAGATATTCGTTAA
- a CDS encoding M20/M25/M40 family metallo-hydrolase: MNNYMWDTPEKLRALLCEIVSWESRTLTEGETEFAYKLQSKLLTIPYFEQHPELIELHDAGLGRNAVTALYKHPTATETVVLISHFDTVHTEEYGELEPLACQPEALTKKLMEPKYKKDLPEAARIDLESGNYLFGRGTMDMKMGLALHMQLIEKASFEQWPINLILTAVPDEEVNSAGMRAAVVELVRIREQHGLTYKLFLNSEPSFSQGPSDINEYIYSGTIGKIMPAALFYGKETHVGEPLKGMTANFIASYMTQHMEWNPLFRETDLGESTPLPVSLQLKDLKMEYSTQTPYRAAALYNVFLLKRTASEVMDIFEQVAVEAMAACNQQYQQICMREQVQGVGQVKVLRYEALLEHAIGKLGVEEVHAIKQQILQHRTWDDREKSIRIVDQLMIRCQELAPATVLLYAPPYYPAINASNHPLVIEAIDLMKKTAQTFDIEVEQIHYFNGICDLSYVNYTDESNEWLAFERNTPVWGDTYSIPFKEMAALQGPVLNVGPFGKDAHQKTERLHVDSAFKEMPVMLATLIKSLF; encoded by the coding sequence ATGAATAATTATATGTGGGATACACCTGAGAAACTACGAGCACTATTATGTGAAATTGTCAGCTGGGAAAGTAGAACGTTGACTGAGGGTGAAACAGAATTTGCTTACAAATTACAAAGCAAACTATTAACGATTCCATATTTTGAACAACATCCTGAGCTTATTGAATTGCATGATGCAGGTCTTGGTAGAAATGCTGTTACAGCGTTGTATAAGCATCCAACTGCAACTGAAACCGTTGTATTAATCAGTCACTTTGATACAGTGCATACGGAGGAGTATGGTGAACTAGAGCCATTAGCTTGTCAACCAGAAGCGTTAACAAAAAAATTAATGGAGCCTAAATATAAAAAAGATTTACCAGAGGCAGCTAGAATTGATTTAGAATCAGGGAATTATTTATTTGGCCGTGGCACAATGGATATGAAAATGGGACTTGCCTTACATATGCAGCTCATTGAAAAAGCAAGCTTTGAGCAATGGCCGATTAATTTAATTTTAACGGCTGTTCCTGATGAGGAAGTAAACTCTGCGGGGATGCGAGCTGCTGTTGTAGAGCTTGTTCGAATTCGTGAACAGCACGGTTTAACATATAAACTATTTTTAAATAGTGAGCCGTCTTTTTCACAAGGCCCGTCTGACATTAATGAATATATTTATTCAGGAACAATTGGCAAAATTATGCCTGCCGCTTTGTTTTATGGCAAAGAAACGCATGTTGGTGAACCATTGAAGGGGATGACTGCGAACTTTATTGCATCCTATATGACACAGCATATGGAATGGAACCCTCTTTTCCGTGAAACCGATTTAGGAGAGAGCACACCACTGCCAGTATCGTTACAATTAAAAGATTTGAAAATGGAATATTCGACACAAACACCGTATCGTGCGGCTGCTCTTTATAATGTGTTTTTGTTAAAGCGCACAGCCTCAGAGGTGATGGATATTTTTGAACAGGTGGCTGTAGAAGCGATGGCTGCCTGTAACCAACAATACCAACAAATTTGTATGCGAGAACAAGTACAGGGCGTTGGACAAGTAAAAGTATTACGTTATGAGGCACTGCTTGAGCATGCGATTGGCAAATTAGGTGTGGAAGAAGTACATGCTATCAAACAGCAAATCTTGCAGCATCGCACATGGGATGACCGTGAGAAATCAATTCGAATTGTTGATCAATTGATGATTCGCTGTCAGGAGCTAGCACCGGCAACAGTGCTGTTATATGCACCGCCATATTATCCTGCGATTAATGCGTCCAATCATCCACTTGTGATAGAAGCGATTGATTTGATGAAGAAAACAGCACAAACATTTGATATTGAGGTAGAGCAAATTCATTATTTTAACGGTATTTGTGATTTAAGCTATGTCAACTATACAGATGAGTCCAATGAATGGCTCGCATTTGAGCGCAATACACCTGTATGGGGAGATACGTATAGCATTCCATTTAAAGAGATGGCTGCATTACAAGGCCCCGTTTTAAACGTTGGTCCTTTTGGTAAAGACGCCCATCAAAAAACAGAAAGGCTACATGTGGATAGTGCGTTTAAAGAAATGCCTGTGATGCTTGCTACACTTATTAAAAGCTTATTTTAA
- a CDS encoding Asp23/Gls24 family envelope stress response protein yields the protein MSIELNNEFGQIDIATDVLAQIAGGAAVECYGIVGMASKHQIRDGLTDILRKENFAKGIVVRQQDDGLHIDMYIIVSYGTKISEVAYQVQSKVKYTVDKTLGMSVTSVNIFVQGVRVAN from the coding sequence ATGTCAATTGAATTAAACAATGAATTCGGCCAAATTGATATTGCAACAGATGTACTTGCACAAATTGCTGGTGGTGCTGCTGTAGAATGCTACGGAATTGTTGGCATGGCATCTAAACATCAAATTCGTGATGGTTTAACTGATATTTTACGTAAAGAAAACTTCGCAAAAGGTATTGTAGTTCGACAACAAGACGACGGTTTACATATTGATATGTACATTATTGTGAGTTATGGAACAAAAATTTCAGAAGTTGCTTACCAAGTACAGTCCAAGGTGAAATACACAGTAGATAAAACATTAGGAATGAGCGTTACATCTGTCAATATCTTTGTGCAGGGCGTTCGTGTAGCGAATTAA
- a CDS encoding DAK2 domain-containing protein translates to MQSLDGIKFAEMVQMGAHHLYQNANYVDSLNVFPVPDGDTGTNMNLSMTSGAKETELLASEHIGKTAQALSKGLLMGARGNSGVILSQLFRGFGKFIEKEATIDAKGLAGAFQAGVDTAYKAVMKPVEGTILTVAREAAKKGVEVAETETDIIAVMEAFTAEAKASLDRTPDLLPVLKEVGVVDSGGQGLLFVYEGFLASLKGEALPEKNDATLDDLINAEHHRAQDFMNTADIEFGYCTEIMVRLEEGKEPFDEEQFRNELNPLGDSLLVISDEEIAKVHIHSEQPGSVLTIGQKYGSLIKIKIDNMREQHSAIVGDEHKAPAPAKKVEKHPYAIVTIAMGEGVAELLRSIGASYVIEGGQTMNPSTEDIVKAVQEIGAEKVLILPNNKNIVMAAEQAVELLEIEAAVVPTKTIPQGMAAILAFNPDAAVELNQQTMIEAFANVKTGQVTYAVRDTSIDGVAIHKGDFMALAEGKIVLSTPALKDAAEKVIADLVDEDAEIVTVIYGEDTTEQDASQLVEWIEGHYPDVEVELFNGKQALYPYIISVE, encoded by the coding sequence ATGCAGTCTTTAGACGGTATAAAGTTTGCTGAAATGGTACAAATGGGTGCGCATCACCTCTACCAAAATGCAAATTATGTAGATTCATTAAATGTTTTCCCAGTACCTGATGGTGATACAGGTACAAATATGAATTTATCAATGACATCTGGTGCAAAGGAAACAGAGCTTTTGGCCTCAGAGCATATTGGTAAAACAGCACAAGCCTTATCTAAGGGGCTATTGATGGGTGCGCGTGGAAATTCAGGCGTTATTTTATCTCAATTATTCCGTGGCTTTGGAAAGTTTATTGAAAAAGAAGCAACAATTGATGCGAAAGGCTTGGCAGGAGCCTTCCAAGCAGGTGTTGATACAGCATACAAAGCTGTTATGAAGCCTGTAGAAGGAACGATTTTAACGGTAGCACGTGAAGCGGCTAAAAAAGGTGTAGAGGTGGCAGAAACTGAAACCGATATCATTGCCGTAATGGAAGCCTTTACAGCAGAAGCGAAGGCATCACTTGATCGTACACCTGACTTGCTACCAGTTCTAAAAGAGGTTGGTGTTGTGGATAGTGGCGGTCAGGGCTTACTATTTGTTTATGAAGGGTTTTTAGCTTCCTTAAAAGGCGAGGCTCTTCCTGAGAAAAATGATGCAACACTAGATGATCTAATCAATGCAGAGCATCATCGAGCACAGGATTTTATGAACACGGCAGATATCGAATTTGGCTATTGTACAGAAATAATGGTGCGCTTAGAGGAAGGAAAAGAGCCTTTTGATGAGGAGCAATTCCGTAACGAATTAAATCCTTTAGGTGACTCATTACTCGTTATTTCGGATGAAGAAATTGCTAAAGTGCATATCCACTCTGAGCAACCTGGCTCTGTTTTAACGATCGGACAAAAATATGGCAGTCTTATTAAGATAAAGATTGATAATATGCGCGAGCAGCATTCAGCAATTGTTGGTGATGAGCATAAAGCGCCAGCGCCTGCCAAAAAGGTAGAAAAACATCCATACGCGATTGTAACGATTGCTATGGGCGAGGGTGTAGCAGAATTATTGCGCTCTATCGGTGCTTCCTATGTCATTGAAGGCGGTCAAACAATGAATCCGTCTACAGAAGACATTGTCAAAGCAGTGCAAGAAATTGGTGCAGAAAAAGTATTAATTTTACCGAACAATAAAAATATAGTGATGGCGGCAGAGCAAGCTGTGGAACTTTTAGAAATAGAAGCAGCAGTAGTGCCTACGAAGACGATTCCTCAAGGGATGGCAGCAATTTTAGCGTTTAATCCAGATGCAGCGGTGGAGCTTAACCAGCAAACGATGATAGAAGCATTTGCCAATGTTAAAACAGGTCAAGTAACATACGCTGTACGTGATACATCGATTGATGGAGTCGCCATTCATAAAGGTGACTTTATGGCATTAGCAGAAGGAAAAATTGTGCTATCTACACCGGCATTAAAGGATGCTGCTGAAAAGGTTATTGCCGATTTAGTAGATGAAGACGCAGAAATCGTTACCGTTATTTATGGTGAGGATACAACTGAGCAGGATGCTTCACAATTGGTTGAATGGATTGAAGGACATTATCCAGATGTAGAAGTTGAATTATTTAATGGCAAACAAGCATTGTATCCATATATCATTTCAGTAGAATAA